From the uncultured Fibrobacter sp. genome, one window contains:
- a CDS encoding family 16 glycosylhydrolase yields MNIKYLLPLFAAALLVACSDDDSSPTKAPDATITGSSSSDGTLLPPALSSSDVPPAVDGSSSSVLAPVANESSSSATAIQTTDENGKLIALDPSKEYTFYGSELTGKEQFLYGRFEARMKMASIPGTVSSMFLNYDNSYKKGDEPWNEIDIEVLGKSQTQWQSNIITREADPSIPGTTNSETIHDFGFDATQDFHLYTIVWTPEYVSWEIDSVEVRRDTLGMAHGTHADADQVKFLTKPQSLRFNLWASQTPAWTGKFTGIGLPIEQQIDYVRAYTYDTTSKAFTLAWQDDFEGTSLNSDRWSRGNWTMELVEYRVQNVKVSDGMARIILDYEAD; encoded by the coding sequence ATGAACATCAAGTATTTGTTGCCCCTGTTTGCCGCCGCCTTGCTGGTCGCCTGCTCTGACGATGATTCTTCCCCGACAAAGGCTCCGGATGCCACTATCACCGGCTCGTCTTCTTCTGATGGCACTTTGCTCCCGCCGGCACTCTCCAGCTCCGACGTTCCCCCGGCTGTAGACGGTTCTTCCAGTTCCGTTCTGGCTCCTGTCGCCAACGAATCCTCCAGTTCAGCAACAGCAATCCAGACAACCGACGAAAACGGCAAGCTCATCGCTCTCGACCCGTCCAAGGAATACACCTTCTACGGTAGCGAATTGACTGGCAAGGAACAGTTCCTGTATGGTCGTTTCGAGGCCAGAATGAAGATGGCGTCCATTCCGGGTACGGTCAGCTCCATGTTCTTGAACTACGACAATTCCTATAAAAAGGGCGACGAACCGTGGAACGAAATTGACATTGAAGTCCTCGGCAAGTCCCAGACCCAGTGGCAGTCCAACATCATCACGCGCGAAGCGGACCCCTCTATCCCCGGAACCACGAACTCCGAAACAATACATGATTTCGGCTTTGACGCCACGCAGGATTTTCATTTGTACACAATCGTTTGGACTCCAGAGTATGTCTCTTGGGAAATCGACAGTGTTGAAGTCCGCCGCGACACTCTGGGTATGGCTCACGGCACCCATGCAGACGCCGACCAGGTGAAGTTCCTGACTAAACCGCAGAGCTTGCGTTTCAATCTCTGGGCATCACAGACTCCGGCTTGGACTGGCAAGTTCACCGGCATCGGCCTCCCCATCGAACAGCAGATTGATTACGTACGCGCTTACACCTACGATACGACAAGCAAGGCTTTCACGCTCGCTTGGCAAGACGATTTCGAAGGCACGTCCCTCAATTCGGACCGCTGGAGCCGTGGCAACTGGACGATGGAATTGGTTGAATACCGCGTTCAGAACGTCAAGGTTTCCGATGGCATGGCAAGAATCATCCTTGATTACGAAGCCGACTAA
- the epmA gene encoding EF-P lysine aminoacylase EpmA, protein MIQDQQETRRSEFAPTCNRETWLKRQTLMSRVRDFFNRRNVLEVESPALSMAGGTDPQLDYFEVNATPPRYLMTSPEFHMKRLLAAGFGDIFQITKSFRKDEFGAFHNNEFSMVEWYRVGMPQSMLMDEVEALVSDIIGEPLNARRTRWVDAFRNYAGVDPFCKDLMDFAKACRSRDVVVPEQPEMMSREQWWDYLMIFIIEPALAENGPEFIIDYPPSQAALAETFIGEDGLRWARRFELFVDHIELCNGYSELTDAAEQRRRFDADLKTRSKMGKPLPPVDERFLAALRYGMPACSGVALGLDRLFMLALNKKEISDVILFPSTVA, encoded by the coding sequence ATGATTCAAGACCAACAAGAAACGCGCAGATCAGAATTTGCGCCTACTTGTAACAGGGAGACATGGCTCAAGCGCCAGACGCTCATGAGCCGCGTCCGTGACTTTTTCAACCGCAGGAACGTGCTCGAGGTGGAATCCCCGGCACTGTCCATGGCCGGGGGCACAGACCCGCAGCTCGACTATTTCGAGGTCAACGCGACACCGCCGCGCTACCTGATGACGAGCCCGGAATTCCACATGAAGCGCCTGCTCGCCGCCGGTTTCGGCGACATCTTCCAAATCACCAAGTCGTTTCGCAAAGACGAATTCGGCGCATTCCACAACAACGAATTCTCGATGGTGGAGTGGTACCGCGTGGGTATGCCCCAGTCAATGCTGATGGACGAGGTCGAAGCACTGGTGAGCGACATTATCGGCGAACCGCTGAACGCGCGCCGCACCCGCTGGGTCGACGCCTTCCGCAACTACGCCGGAGTGGACCCCTTCTGCAAAGACCTGATGGACTTCGCAAAGGCATGCCGCAGCCGCGACGTCGTCGTTCCCGAGCAACCCGAGATGATGTCCCGCGAACAGTGGTGGGACTACCTCATGATTTTCATCATCGAACCCGCGCTGGCCGAGAACGGTCCCGAGTTCATCATCGACTACCCGCCTTCACAGGCAGCACTTGCCGAGACGTTCATCGGCGAAGACGGCCTGCGCTGGGCTCGCCGGTTTGAGTTGTTTGTCGATCACATCGAACTATGCAACGGTTACTCCGAACTGACGGATGCCGCGGAGCAGCGGCGCCGTTTCGATGCCGATCTCAAGACCAGGAGCAAAATGGGCAAGCCGCTCCCTCCCGTCGACGAGAGATTCCTAGCGGCGCTGCGCTACGGGATGCCCGCCTGCTCGGGCGTGGCCCTCGGGCTCGATCGCCTGTTCATGCTCGCGTTGAACAAGAAAGAAATTTCCGACGTAATACTCTTCCCGAGTACAGTCGCCTAA
- a CDS encoding type II secretion system F family protein — MAEFLYKATNSQGNNFEGTLEAKDKAEAEALLLRRRLVIVSLKKKPTEIKIKIGTGIKHEDLTRFTRMFSSMCSAGLPMLQCLNILEEQCENPELKNVIHKVTQSINGGSSLADALALHPKVFDALYCNMVAAGEAGGILEGILARLAETMENSMRLRRKVKKALTYPVMVIIVGIFVVIALMTFVVPTFAEQFAALDAELPAPTQVVMSISDFIRDNGAFLFLAVIGAIIGFKMSMKVPKVKFAWDKFMLKVPKIGDLQIKSSTASFSRTLGTLLNAGVSVMDALRVVASTAGNMVVEKAIGKIAIGIAGGKSIADPMAEVGIFPPMVIQMTGVGEKTGNLGGMLLKLADFYDEEVDAAVDSVVSMIEPLIIVFLGGAVGGLLIAMYMPMFSMGDAIKG; from the coding sequence ATGGCCGAATTCCTTTATAAAGCCACAAACAGCCAAGGCAACAACTTCGAAGGCACGCTGGAGGCCAAAGACAAGGCCGAAGCCGAAGCCCTGCTCCTGCGCCGCCGCCTGGTCATCGTGAGCCTCAAGAAAAAGCCCACCGAAATCAAGATTAAGATTGGCACGGGCATCAAACACGAAGACCTCACCCGTTTCACGCGTATGTTCTCGTCCATGTGCTCCGCCGGTTTGCCGATGTTGCAGTGCCTGAACATCCTCGAAGAACAGTGCGAAAACCCCGAACTCAAGAACGTCATCCACAAGGTGACGCAGTCTATCAACGGCGGTTCTTCCCTGGCCGATGCGCTTGCGCTCCATCCGAAAGTATTCGATGCTCTTTATTGTAACATGGTGGCCGCGGGCGAAGCGGGCGGTATTCTCGAAGGGATCCTCGCGCGTCTGGCAGAAACCATGGAAAACAGTATGCGCCTGAGGCGCAAGGTCAAGAAGGCGCTGACCTACCCGGTGATGGTTATCATCGTGGGTATTTTCGTGGTGATTGCCCTCATGACCTTCGTGGTGCCGACATTTGCCGAGCAGTTCGCCGCACTCGATGCCGAACTTCCCGCCCCGACGCAGGTCGTGATGAGCATATCCGACTTCATCCGCGACAACGGTGCATTCCTCTTCCTCGCCGTTATTGGCGCTATCATCGGTTTCAAGATGTCCATGAAGGTCCCGAAGGTGAAATTCGCTTGGGACAAGTTCATGCTGAAAGTCCCCAAAATAGGGGATTTACAGATAAAGTCGTCTACAGCCAGTTTCTCGCGTACGCTTGGCACCCTATTAAACGCAGGTGTGTCCGTGATGGATGCACTCCGAGTCGTTGCATCCACAGCCGGTAACATGGTCGTGGAAAAAGCTATCGGAAAAATTGCCATCGGCATCGCCGGCGGTAAATCCATCGCAGACCCCATGGCCGAAGTGGGCATCTTCCCGCCCATGGTTATCCAGATGACTGGCGTGGGTGAAAAGACCGGTAACCTCGGGGGCATGCTTCTCAAGCTCGCCGACTTCTACGACGAAGAAGTGGACGCGGCAGTGGACTCCGTCGTGAGTATGATTGAACCGTTGATCATCGTGTTCTTGGGCGGCGCGGTCGGTGGTCTCTTGATTGCAATGTATATGCCGATGTTTAGCATGGGTGATGCTATCAAGGGATAA
- a CDS encoding TlpA disulfide reductase family protein — protein MLFRVKCLAIVLFATLLLAGCGQVGFQTVPSKIEDFQGNTVEGDVSSYSKEKGAATLIVVSASWCGACNSELPALKKLAAEYEGLGLKVLVVNEDDDIETAAKYKRARDIEWTMLHWNYEMMNKLGNPGVIPVHYLVDSQDSVQRVDVGTFDASKMRHELDRLLKRPNT, from the coding sequence ATGTTGTTTAGAGTAAAGTGCCTTGCGATTGTTTTGTTTGCAACCCTGTTGCTTGCGGGTTGTGGCCAAGTCGGGTTCCAGACGGTCCCCTCCAAGATTGAGGATTTCCAGGGGAACACTGTCGAAGGCGATGTATCTAGCTATTCGAAGGAAAAGGGTGCAGCGACGCTTATCGTGGTGAGCGCGTCCTGGTGTGGCGCCTGCAACTCCGAACTCCCTGCACTCAAGAAACTTGCTGCGGAATACGAGGGCTTAGGGCTCAAGGTCCTTGTCGTGAACGAAGACGACGATATCGAGACGGCGGCAAAGTACAAGCGCGCGCGTGATATCGAGTGGACGATGCTGCACTGGAATTACGAGATGATGAACAAACTGGGCAATCCGGGTGTCATTCCCGTGCATTATCTGGTAGATTCTCAGGACAGCGTCCAGCGTGTAGACGTGGGCACCTTTGACGCATCGAAGATGCGGCATGAATTGGATCGGTTGCTGAAGCGGCCGAATACTTAG
- a CDS encoding TlpA disulfide reductase family protein — MKGNWGKIWGIAAGTIAALVAVLCVAIYLLSPPSIPDKLLFHDLRGRNVALRDYKGKIGTVVIFTATWCTYCKEEIRAAKPVYEDNSLRGIQFLMVFQDYDVGDIRRYAKANAIPWPVVQKTDYSMKVFQREGQGVPSAYFLTNEGKVVANLAGRNSAKHYREAIDLLFEEHFK, encoded by the coding sequence ATGAAGGGAAACTGGGGAAAAATATGGGGTATTGCGGCGGGCACCATTGCTGCGTTGGTCGCTGTACTTTGTGTTGCGATTTATCTGCTTTCGCCACCTTCCATTCCCGACAAGTTACTGTTCCATGACCTCAGGGGGAGAAATGTCGCCTTGAGGGATTACAAGGGAAAAATCGGGACCGTCGTCATTTTCACGGCCACCTGGTGTACGTACTGCAAAGAAGAAATCCGTGCGGCCAAACCTGTCTACGAAGACAACTCGCTTCGCGGTATCCAGTTCTTGATGGTGTTCCAGGATTACGACGTGGGCGATATCCGGAGGTATGCGAAGGCGAATGCGATCCCGTGGCCTGTGGTGCAGAAGACGGACTATTCCATGAAGGTTTTCCAGCGCGAAGGGCAAGGCGTTCCGAGTGCCTATTTCCTCACGAACGAGGGCAAAGTGGTGGCGAACCTTGCTGGGCGAAATTCTGCGAAGCATTACCGGGAGGCGATAGACCTCTTGTTCGAAGAGCATTTCAAGTGA
- a CDS encoding type IV pilus twitching motility protein PilT, whose product MAYNIQELLAEMVKRGASDLHITAGTPPLFRISGKLTPIGEDKLKPDETMRMTYSLMNELQKKTFEQVKECDFSFGIANLARFRANAYLQRGCVALALRIIPLEIKTFKELGLPKIMAEFTTRPSGLVLVTGATGSGKSTTLAAMIDKINKERHEHILTVEDPIEFLHKHQGCMINQREVGSDTNSFAQALKMALRQDPDVVLIGEMRDLETIRSALTIAETGHLAFATLHTNSCVQTINRIVDAFPKGEQQTVRTQLSFVLQGVICQTLLPKIGGGRVMAYEVMNVTPGIRALIRDDKVHQIESMIEIGQKFGMNTMNMCLCELVKNRKIDRFDALARSPSPDQLENLFAKEGV is encoded by the coding sequence ATGGCTTACAATATTCAAGAATTACTCGCAGAAATGGTGAAGCGTGGAGCTTCTGACCTGCATATTACCGCAGGTACTCCTCCCCTTTTCCGAATCTCAGGAAAATTGACTCCGATTGGCGAAGACAAGCTCAAGCCGGACGAAACTATGCGCATGACGTATAGCCTGATGAACGAACTCCAGAAAAAAACATTCGAGCAGGTCAAGGAGTGCGACTTCTCCTTCGGTATCGCGAACCTCGCGCGTTTCCGTGCGAACGCCTACCTGCAGCGCGGTTGCGTGGCTCTCGCCCTCCGTATCATCCCGCTCGAAATCAAGACCTTCAAGGAACTCGGCCTGCCCAAAATCATGGCCGAATTCACGACTCGCCCCTCCGGGCTCGTGCTGGTGACCGGTGCTACCGGTTCCGGTAAGTCCACGACGCTTGCCGCCATGATCGACAAGATCAACAAGGAACGCCACGAGCACATCCTCACTGTCGAAGACCCGATTGAATTTTTGCACAAGCATCAAGGCTGCATGATCAACCAGCGCGAAGTGGGCAGCGATACGAACAGTTTTGCCCAGGCACTCAAGATGGCGTTGCGCCAAGACCCCGACGTGGTGCTCATCGGCGAAATGCGTGACCTCGAAACGATCCGTTCGGCATTGACCATCGCCGAAACGGGCCACCTTGCGTTTGCAACATTGCATACGAACTCCTGCGTGCAGACCATCAACCGTATCGTCGACGCCTTCCCGAAGGGCGAACAGCAGACGGTCCGCACCCAGCTTTCCTTCGTGTTGCAGGGCGTCATCTGCCAGACCTTGCTCCCGAAAATCGGTGGCGGCCGCGTCATGGCATACGAAGTGATGAACGTGACTCCGGGTATCCGTGCGCTTATCCGCGACGACAAGGTCCACCAGATTGAGTCGATGATCGAAATTGGCCAGAAGTTCGGCATGAACACCATGAACATGTGCTTGTGCGAACTCGTCAAGAACCGCAAGATCGACCGCTTCGATGCGCTTGCCCGTTCTCCGAGCCCGGACCAGCTGGAAAATCTTTTCGCAAAGGAAGGGGTATAA